Sequence from the Cucurbita pepo subsp. pepo cultivar mu-cu-16 chromosome LG02, ASM280686v2, whole genome shotgun sequence genome:
acgatgatacataacgaTCTGGAATTGGACTGTTACAAGTAGTATTAGAGTGGACAACATCTGGAATTGGACGGTTACAAGTAGTATTAGAGTGGACACTGGACAGTGTGGCGAGAGAACTCAGGTCTTCAAGGAATGAGTTGTGAGATCGAGAATAAACTGGGTtcttacaaatagtattagagtcgaCACACTAAACAGAACTCTCGGTCCTCAAGTGGtgagttgtgagatcccacatcggttggagagaagaaattgggctcttacaaatagtattagagtcgaCACACTACAGAGAACTCTGGGTCCTCAAGTGGtgagttgtgagatcccggttggagagaagaaattgggctcttacaaatagtattagagccgtGGGTCCTTAAAAGGGTGAGTTGTAAGTTCTCACAtagattggagagaagaacgtaACACtcttacaaatagtattagagccgtGGGTCCTTAAAAAGGTGagttgtaagatcccacatcggttagagagagatCGAAACATTcttgtaagagtgtggaaatctctcaaatgacaaaatatttattagcattaggcttgagcggttacaaaacaatacccttaatttttttagaccGTACCTGTTAGCGTTGGACTTTTGTTACAAAACGATAcctttaacttctttttttttttagttttaaatttaaaaaatacaattatgtGAGTATTgcgtaaaagaaataatatatagataCCATGTGGATGGACATGTTGGTGGTGGGTTGTATAGTCAAATATGTGAATTAAATATGGGACCTATGGTTGGTGGGTTGTGTCATCAGAGTTATGTACATTGGTTGACTTTGGTGCCCACTGAAATTGACACGAATTCTCAAATATTTCTTCCTAATCTCATCCATAaaccttattttaaattaaaaaagaggaaaaaacaaatcattaaGCAATCAAACATCCCATAGTTTCGTTGAAAATTAGAgcatattaaattatgttcactttgctgctgctgcttcttGCTTTTCGCACCtactttataatattttattattattcttccaaattcaactatttaattacttatatctttttttaattttgaactttaaatAGTTCTAAGCCCGAAAAATAGCCCAAGCTTACGGTTGCTtgctttggcttgttacgtaaaactatgttttttaaactcaacccaactcttttactaggaagaagtttccacgcTATTATAAGAAATCtttggaaacttctctctagtagtcgttttaaaatctcgaGGGTTAAGCCCTTGAAttaaaaacccaaagagacaagatctgttagcggtgaacttggacTATTAGTGTTTTAGTACTTATATTCCAATCGtatgaatttagtttttttgtgCTTTTAGTAAATCGCAAACTAGTTTGATGCTCTATGACCAATCGTTCAAAAAAATACTTCCCATCTTTGttaatgtgatgtcccacattggttggggaggagaacaaaccaccatttataagggtgtggaaaccttcccatagtagacgcgttttaaagctttgaggggaagcttgaaaggaaaagcccaaagaatacaatatctactagcggtggatttgggccgttaTAGTTAACCCTTTTTGTGTAAATTTTGATGACATATTTACATTATGACTTTTATTgatgaaaattattacaaCTCAAACTTATATCAAATGTGTTAGGTCATGGGCTTAATATTGGACGTTAAACTAGCTTGATCTAGACCTGACCCAACGTGTTAGATTAGTGGCTTAGTGTTGGATGTTAAACTAGCTTGACCTAGACCTAGTCGAGTTAAGTCTGTTCTGCTCGATGTCGAGGCTCAATCttgaaacatatttaaatcaaatctatTCTTATATTGTTAGAATTTAAAAGCGAGGGTGCTAAATTGGTTGAAACATGCAGGCAAAGTTCAAGAACAGAGCAACAATAATAATGGCGCTTTTCTTCTGTCTGACAACGCCAATTGGGATAGTAATAGGCATTGGAGTAACAAACGGTTACGACGAAGAGGACCCAAAGGCACTGATAGTGGAAGGGATATTGAACGCAGCTTCAGCAGGTATCTTAATCTATATGGCTCTTGTTGATCTGTTGGCTGCCGATTTTATGAACCCAAGAATGCAGAGTAATGGAAAACTTCAATTTATGGCCAATCTTTCTCTTATTCTTGGAGCTGCCTTGATGTCTTTACTCGCTATCTGGGCTTGAAAATTGActcgttttttgtttttgtttagcAATTTTTAAGTATTAATTGTGCATAACTATGTCTTCCTTATAGAGAAGGATGGATGGATAGATGTTTTGTGGCTCATGATTTGATTATACAGTTCCTCTTAGCCAATTGGTGGAGCGTTCATGTGAGTTTGTTTCGAGTTTGAAGATTATATTAGAGAAACTGATGTAAAATAATTCGGAATCATAAATTTCATGAATAGTCGTGAAATGTTTGTTTTGCGAATGAATTTATTGTATAAAATATGGGTATTCCATATAGAGATATTTAGATGACTCGATATCTCGAACAATTTGAATTACTCTGTTGAGCTGTTTTGGGttgtatgtatttttttttccggtttgaattgagtttgaagttttaaaaaatggatttgGTTCGTGGGTTGAAACTTGTGACATATAAGTAAATGAGTGGTTTATGAACTCCAATGTGTACCTATACTAACAAAGTGTATTCtttttcggtggctcaattATAAGTACTTTAAAGCTAAATATGCACAATTTTATATTGGGTGACATCCGACCTGAgatgactcgtgttggttgATGGGGTAAGTTTCATTATTAGAAGTAAAGAGTAAGTAATGTGACTATATTGTAAGTGAAGGTCGGAGTTATTGAGTGTTGAATTTGGATTCCGAATCTCTACTTGACTTGAGACTTGAAATGAATTGTGTTGGTTGATGGGAGAAGCTTCATTCTCATACGGAAGAAGTAACATGACTATGTTGAAAGGGAACATCAAAGCCATCACGTGACCATGTTGCAAGGGAACATCAGAGCCACCATCACATGACCATGTTGCAAGAGAACATCACATCAGAGCCACCATCACATGACCATATTACAAGAGAACATCAGAGCCATCATGTGACCATGTTGCAAGGGAATATCATAACCATCATGTGACCACGTTGCAAGAGAATATCAGAGCCACGTGACCATGTTGCAAGAGAATATCAGAGCCACGTGACCATGTTGCAAGAGAATATCAGAGTTATCATGTGTAAAAGTAAGAAAGGTATATCATTACACGTGTTGAGATAAGCGTAGATAGTTGACTGATAGGTAAGTCCActaaaaaaagacaagaagTCAACGTcatggaaaaagaagaacgaaTAGTGTTGACTTGATATGTCAGTGTCAAATGTCAAATCAGGAAGACTaccaaattatttgaaatactTCCTAAATCAAAGGCAATGGTAGGTCCGCCTGTGACAGTTTGATCCTCACCGTCCAATGAGAAGCTCGctcaccatttttctttttctttttttattttaatttttcaacgACTTTGACTTCTGGTCCACCCTCACATTCCATTCCGACCGCGTTGTGGGGACACTGAATTTAAAGGTTTTTGAcctttaaaattgtaatttctgactttaaaataaaaatatcctatGATAAGTCGCCACCAAAGAGTTTGTAGCCAAAACGATACCTTACACTCAAGTCAGTCAACCTTGCACTCAAGTCAATTACGATTTCACTGTCATGAACTCATTTTTCAAGTAAGAATTTCAGACCGTGACGAATAAGTCAAAAGTGATGTTTGAGTTTGTTACAAACAGCAAATAGGTATGAGACATGACTCAACAGCAAATAGGTATGAGACATGACTCAAGTCCCAAGACGATCCCCTCTAGCCTCTGTATTTGAGCACTCCCCCACGCGACCAGtaaagcaacctacttgtaggctctatCACATTCGTATCTTAGTAGATTACTCTATTCGAGTTTAAGCTCTATGGTTATCTAAGCTTTTTGGGAGGGTTCGAAGATCCAAGCGGTTCTCTAGTTTAACTAGAACCCATTAGACTATAGACCTAAACAACTTGTTTTATCTAGATAGTAAATGACTGACATCGTGGATTGAGACACTAACTCAATGATCGAGCTGAACGAGAAgagaaatcaaacaaaaagaaaaaggtacgTGTGTGTAAACTTCAATGATCTGATTCGCTCGGGTCGAACCGGTTAGGCATGATTGCATCAATGAAACGATTAAGTGCATTAAAAGAAGATCCACTCTCCATCATGGCCGTCTTGCTTTCCTCACCCTTAACCATTAACGCCGTTTTAAGCTCATCCGACCTCTCCATCAGCCTTGTAATGGCGCCCTCAATCTTCTCCGCCGTCAAAACAGCctgctcctcctcctccgccaccATCATACTGTAATCCAACGAAACCTCCACCGCCACTCCCAACTCCACCACCATCTCAAACGCATTCACCTGCTGCTCCGCGTACATCGGCCACGTCGCCACCGCCACCCCATTCCACAAACTCTCCAACACCGAATTCCACCCACAGTGCGATACAAACCCTCCCGTCGCCGGATGCTTCAATATCTCCACCTGCGGGGCCCACCCTATCACTTTTCCGATCCCACCCGTCCGATCTACGAACCCCTCTGGTAATACGCTCTCCGGCGGAGCCTGCCGTATCGCCCAAATGAACCGGACTCCGGTTCGCTCCAACGCTTCGGCGATCTCCTTGGTCTGAGCTTCATTGAACCTCCCCATAGTTCCGAAACAGAGGAATACGACCGACGACGGCGGCTGCTCGTCCAGCCACTTCCTGATTTCCTCCTCACTTTCTCCGATTTGGGGGTTTTTCTTCAGATTTAAAATGGGTCCGACGGCGTACACCGGCGGGAGCCTCTGTTCGGCGAACCAGTGAATCGCGTCGGGTTCGAGCTCGGAAAATGTATTGATTAGAAACCCATTTGCTTCTCTGTACCTCCGAGTGAGGGCGTGCGTCCATTCAGTCGCTTCTCTGTCTATAAACATGGTGGAAATCACTTTCCTCGGAATCGGATTCCTAAAACAGGGGACGGCGAACTCT
This genomic interval carries:
- the LOC111787925 gene encoding anthocyanidin 3-O-glucosyltransferase 2-like encodes the protein MKQLELVFIPTPLIGHLTAAVHLAQLLTTRHPPLSITILIIKLPFPTKSARLIQSLCSSSASDRIRFITLPEQPIPDGTKNTLLLDPLVQSQKQNVATAVADLTSAADRGPDSPTLAGFVVDMFCIPMVDVANQFGVPTFVFYTSSASFLALLFHLQELYDNEFNHDMDRLLNSATEFAVPCFRNPIPRKVISTMFIDREATEWTHALTRRYREANGFLINTFSELEPDAIHWFAEQRLPPVYAVGPILNLKKNPQIGESEEEIRKWLDEQPPSSVVFLCFGTMGRFNEAQTKEIAEALERTGVRFIWAIRQAPPESVLPEGFVDRTGGIGKVIGWAPQVEILKHPATGGFVSHCGWNSVLESLWNGVAVATWPMYAEQQVNAFEMVVELGVAVEVSLDYSMMVAEEEEQAVLTAEKIEGAITRLMERSDELKTALMVKGEESKTAMMESGSSFNALNRFIDAIMPNRFDPSESDH